GGCTTCGTCGATGTAGCTAACCTCATCCACCCCTTGCAGAGTCGTCAGTTGGTCGGCCAGGGCGGGGACATCCTCGGAAGAGCGGGCCTTGACCTTGAGCTCATCCACTAAGGGATTGCCATTGAGTTGTTCGGTGGCCCCTTCGATGTCGGCAAGGCCCAGGTCGTCTACTAGGGCTTCCCAGGCCTCCTCTTTGCTGACAGTGGTCACTTGCATCACCTCGGGCATGGCCTCTACCGTGGGACGCAGGGTATCCGCCGGGATGCCGCTCTCTAAATAGGCAGAGACTTCTAATTGGCTGCCGAATTGGTTGAGCAGGCTTTCCAGCTGCCAGGTGGATTGCAGGCTGATGCCGAAGAGGAACAGCAGCACCGTAATCGTACTGACGGCGGCCCAATTCATCCAACCACCCCGGCGCAGGCCTAGGAGGGTTTCCCGTAGCAAATAGTCAAGCTTGGTGAAGAATTTGAGCATAGTGGGCTGGGGCCGATAATGGCAGGACCAAGACGCTAGATGTAGAGAATCTGGTCTACGCTAGGC
This portion of the Halomicronema hongdechloris C2206 genome encodes:
- a CDS encoding cell division protein FtsX, with protein sequence MLKFFTKLDYLLRETLLGLRRGGWMNWAAVSTITVLLFLFGISLQSTWQLESLLNQFGSQLEVSAYLESGIPADTLRPTVEAMPEVMQVTTVSKEEAWEALVDDLGLADIEGATEQLNGNPLVDELKVKARSSEDVPALADQLTTLQGVDEVSYIDEAVQRLAQLNQGLRWVSIGVITLLSLTAMAVITTTIRLIVLARRREIEVMQLVGATAAWIYLPFILQGACFGIVGAGISWGCLLGIHRFIEELVAQQPDFVQFLVNGLQLTVQQSLLLPVSLFSLGSIVGLMGSLLAVRKFALR